Below is a genomic region from Granulicella sibirica.
GAGGCTTTGACGTCGCCTACTACGGCGATGACGATGTTGGCAGGGACGTAATACTTCTTGTGGAAGGCGGCGGCTTCAGTCGCGGTGACCTGGCTGATCTCGCTCTCCCAGCCGACGGTGGGGCGGCCATAGGGGTGAGCGACGTAGGCGGAGGAGAGGAACTGCTCGATCATGCGGCCGGTGGGGGAGGAGTCGGTGCGCATGCGGCGCTCTTCCTGGACGACGTCGCGCTCCTTGTAGAACTCACGCTCGACGGGCTCGCCGATGCGGCTCGACTCCATGTAGGCCCAGAGCTCGAGGCGGTTGGAGGGCATGCTCCAGAAGTACTGGGTGGAGTCTTCGCCAGTGGAGGCGTTGAGGCCCTCGGCTCCGTTCTGCTCGGCGATCTGGGGGAAGGCGTTGGGGACGACGTACTTCTCGGCCTCGGCGGTGGAGCCGTCGAAGACTTTCTTGAGCTGCTCGAGCTTTTTAGGATCCTGGCCGACGCGCTTGCGGTACTCGGCGTCGTAGGCGGCGTAGGCGACTTCTACCTTGGCGAGGGCGACCTTTTCGGCGGGGTAGTTGGTGGTGCCAATCTCGGTGGTGCCCTTGAAGGCCATGTGCTCGAACATGTGGGCAAGACCGCTGGCGCCCTGGGGGTCGTCGGCCGATCCGGCGTCGACCATGGTGAAGTAGCTGAAGACGGGGGCTTCGGGGCGCTCGCAAAGGATGAGGGTGAGTCCGTTGGGGAGGACCTTGACGGTGGTGCGCTTCTCAAAGCTGGCGAGATCCTGGGCGCGGAGGGTGATGGGCGAGGCCGCAAGAAGGACCCCAAGGGACGCCACACCCGCGAACCGGCGCAGCGACAAACCGTGATGCTTGAGCAAAGAGACGACCTCCGAGCAATAACCTGTTAACCATAACGGATCGAGGTGGAGAAGGTAAGCGCGATATCTTCGCGAAACGTTCACTTGACGAAATGAATGACCATTCAGTAGAGTCGTGCCGTTCGGGATGTCTGCCGGACGAGGCTTGTTTTCTGCTTCAGGAGAGTCCGGAGATCATGTCGAACGCAATACACCCGCAACCGCACGACATCCGCAAGGTCGCCGTGCTCGGCGCTGGAACCATGGGCTCACGGATCGCCGCGCATGTCGCGAATGCCGGGCTGCCGGTGGTGCTGCTGGATATCGTGCCTCCAGGTGTCGGTGCGGATGCAGCCAAGGCCGAGCGGAATAAGTTTGTGCTGGCCGCGCTCGATGGGTTGAAGAAGTCGAAGCCCGCGGCTTTCTATACGCCGGATGCGGCGGGCAAGATCGCTACGGGCAACTTTGAGGATGATCTTGGGCTGATCGCGGATTGCGACTGGATTATCGAAGTCGTCGCCGAGAATCTCGAGATCAAGCGAGGGCTGCTGGAGAAGGTGCAGAAGCATCGGCGGGCGGGGTCGATCATTACCTCCAATACTTCGGGGTTGCCGATTGCGAAGATCGTCGAAGGAATGCCGGATGACCTGCGGCATCACTGGTTCGGGACACACTTCTTCAATCCGCCACGGTACATGCGGCTGCTGGAGATTATCCCGACCGACGAGTCTTCGGCGGAGGACATTGCGGCGATTTCGCACTTTGGCGATCAGAGGTTGGGGAAGGCGATTGTGCCTTCGCATGACACGCCGAACTTTATCGCGAACCGGATCGGGACGTTCTCGATGGGGAATGCGATCCGGCTGATGCAGGCGCAGGGGCTGACGATCGAGGAGGTCGACGCATTGACGGGCGCGCCGCTGGGGTGGCCGAAGACGGGGACGTTCCGGCTTGGGGACCTGGTGGGCGTGGATGTGCTTGCGCATGTGGCCTCGAACTTCGCGGCGCAGGCGGAGAAGATCGGCGACGAACGGCAGGATGTGGTGCTGGCTTCGTTCATCGCGAAGATGCTCGAGAAGAAGTGGCTCGGGGATAAGGCGAAGCAGGGGTTCTACAAGAAGGAAGGGAAGGATAAAGACGGTCGGGATCTGCGGCACGTGCTGGACTGGCAAACGCTGGATTACAAGCCTTCGATGAGGCCGAAGTTTGCGGCGCTGGAGATGGCGAAGAACGTGGAGCGGACGACGGCTCGGATACCGCAGTTGCTGCATGCGGATGCCGGGTCGGATAAGGCGGCAGCGTTTTACTGGCCTCTGCTGACGGAGCTGTTTACATACTCGGCGAACCGGGTGGCGGCGGATGGGTCCCAGCCTGCCGACACGATCGTCGAGATCGACCAGGCGATGAAGACGGGGTTCAACTGGGAGCTTGGGCCGTTCGAGATGTTTGACGCGGCAGGGATGAAGGCGACGACGGAGCGGATGCGGGCGGCGGGGGCTCCGGTGGCAGAGAATACGGAGAAGCTGCTGGCCTATGCCGAGGCCAATGGGGTTGAGGCTTCGTGGTATGTCGACGACGTCTCGGTGGCTTCAGGGCGACGGTACTTCGATCCGTTTACGGGTAGCTACAAGCCTGTGCTTGTGGCCGATGGGGTTTCTTCGCTGGCTGCGGTGAAGAAGAGCCATGGCGTCTTCAAGAAGAACGCCGGGGCTTCGGTTGTCGACCTTGGCGATGGAGTGGCGGCGATCGAGCTGCACTCGAAGATGAATGCGCTGGGCGGAGATATCGTCTCGCTGATCCTGCAGACGCTCAAGCCGGGGTCGGAGGCGGTGGCGAATTTTTCCTCATTTGTGATTACCGGGGATTCGACGAACTTCTCGGTTGGCGCGAACCTCATGCAGCTTCTGCTCTCCGTGCAGGAAGAGGAGTGGGATGAGGTCGAGATGATGGTGAAGCAGTTTCAGAACATGACGCAGGCGATCCGGTTCTGTCCTCGGCCGGTGGTGGTTGCGCCTTATGGGATGTGCCTGGGTGGGGGCGTGGAGATATCGCTGCATGCAGCCGCGCGGCAGCCGCATGCAGAGCTATATATGGGGCTGGTGGAGACAGGCGTGGGGCTGATTCCGGCGGGCGGTGGATGCAAGGAGATGACGATCAAGAGTATCGAGGCGGGGGCCAGTATTCGTCCGGATGCTCGTGGGGAGGGCGTCGAGATCTTCGAGGCGCTGAAGAAGAACTTCGAAACGATTGCGATGGCGAAGGTTTCTACTTCGGCGGCCGAGGCTCGGGGGCTTGGGTTTTTGAAGGCTTCAGACCTGATCACGATTAACCGGGAGCGCTTGCTGACGGATGCGAAGGCAAGGGCAATGGGGATTGCGGAGGCGGGGTATAGTGCGCCGGTGGTGCAGATGGCGATTCCGGCTCCAGGGGAGAATGCCCTGGCTACGTTGAAGCTGGCGGTTTGGACGATGCGTCAGGGGGCGTTCATCTCGGAGCATGACGCGAAGATTGCCAACTGGGTGGCTTATGCGCTTTGTGGCGGGAAGGTGACGCCGGGCACTCCTGTCAGCGAGCAGTATCTGCTGGACCTGGAGCGGGAGGCGTTTCTGAGTCTGTGCGGGGAGAAGAAGACGCAGGAGCGGATTGCCTTTACGTTGAAGACGGGGAAGCCGTTGCGGAACTAGTTGGGATTGAGGGTTCTATGAATGATGTGGTGATTGTTTCGGCAGTGCGAACGGCGGTGGGCAAGGCTCCCCGGGGGACGTTGAGGACGACGCGTCCGGATGACCTGGCGGCGGTTGCGATCGAGGGGACGCTCGCCCGGGTTCCGCAACTGGATAAGGCGGAGATCGAGGATGTCATCCTTGGGTGTGCGATGCCTGAGGGTGAGCAGGGGATGAACGTCGCGAAGATCGCGAGCTTTCGGGCGGGGCTTCCTTTTACGACTTCGGCGATGACGGTGAATCGGTACTGTGCTTCGGGGTTGCAGTCGATTGCGATTGCGGCGGACCGGATCCGCGGGGGGAGCGCGGATGTGATTCTTGCCGGCGGGACGGAGAGCATGTCGTTTGTGCCGTTCGGCGGGAACAAGATCTCGGTGAACCCGTGGCTGGTGGAGAACTATCCGGGGTCGTATATGTCGATGGGGCTGACGGCGGAGCGGGTGGCGGCGCACTACGGGATTACCCGGGAGGCTATGGATCAGTTCTCGTTTGAGAGCCATCAGAAGGCGCTGGCGGCGCAGGCTGAGGGGCGGTTTGACGATGAGATTGTGCCGGTCGAGGTTACGAATGCGATTCCCGATTATGACGGGAAGAGCAGGAAGGTTCGGGTGAAGCCTACGTCTTCTATCTTCGCGAAGGATGAGGGGCCGCGGGCCGATACGTCGCTCGAGGCGCTGGCGCGGCTGAAGCCGGTGTTTCATGCGAAGGGGACGGTGACGGCGGGGAACTCGTCGCAGACGTCGGATGGGGCGGCGGCGGCGATTGTGATGTCGGCGCGGCGGGCGGAGGAACTGGGTATTCCGGCGATGGCTCGGTTTATCGCGTTTGCGTATGCGGGGTGCGATCCGGAGGAGATGGGGATCGGGCCGATTCATGCGATTCCTAAGGCGCTGAAGATGGCTGGTTTGACGCTGGACGATATTGGGGTGATTGAGCTGAATGAGGCGTTCGCGGCGCAGTCCTTAGCTGTCATCAAGGTGCTTGGGATCGATCCTGCTCGGCTGAATGTGAATGGCGGGGCGATTGCGCTTGGGCATCCGCTTGGGTGCACGGGGGCTAAGTTGACGGCTACTTTGCTGAGGGAGATGCCGAGGCGGGGGGCTAAGTATGGGATGGTGACGATGTGTGTTGGGGGTGGGATGGGGGCGGCTGGGATCTTTGAGGCGGTGAACTGATGCTGGACCTGAAAACAAGATGGCCTGTTCGGGGTGGTGCCGATGAATGAGAAGTTCTCAGCGACGGATCAGGGAGGACAGCAGACCCGTTCTGTTGATGAATTTCCCGAACTGGCCCGCATTGCTCGTCGCCAACTCTTTGTCATCCGCTCGTACAAGGCAATCGCGTTAGCTCCTTTTTGCTTGTTTCTCTTCATCGTTTTGAAGCTTGCTCCAAATGCTGGAGGGCGAGGCTGGGATGCACTCATCTTCTTTACCCTTGGATGGGCGATGTTCGTGGCTGGCGTGGCTTTTCGCTACACCTTTTGGGGCTTCGATTGTCCTTCATGCGAGAAGCGCTTTGGGATGGGTCCAGATTGCCGCACTTGCAGCTTTCCGAGACACGCGCCCATCGCGGGTGGCGGGATTTCAGAACTGAATCTGTTTGGTAAAGGTGAAGAGTAGCGAAACACCAGTAATCCACGGTGCCCAAGAGGGTACCTCAGCGGCTAAAGCCGCTGCCCATGGGCAGCGTCATGGCACGGCTGAAGCCGTGCCCTTAAGCAAGACGCAAGTCTTCGCAGGCACCTAAAGCTATCCGCTTGGCTAGAAAGCTTAGAAACATCTTCAAATTTGTTTTTCAGGAGTCACACC
It encodes:
- a CDS encoding 3-hydroxyacyl-CoA dehydrogenase/enoyl-CoA hydratase family protein encodes the protein MSNAIHPQPHDIRKVAVLGAGTMGSRIAAHVANAGLPVVLLDIVPPGVGADAAKAERNKFVLAALDGLKKSKPAAFYTPDAAGKIATGNFEDDLGLIADCDWIIEVVAENLEIKRGLLEKVQKHRRAGSIITSNTSGLPIAKIVEGMPDDLRHHWFGTHFFNPPRYMRLLEIIPTDESSAEDIAAISHFGDQRLGKAIVPSHDTPNFIANRIGTFSMGNAIRLMQAQGLTIEEVDALTGAPLGWPKTGTFRLGDLVGVDVLAHVASNFAAQAEKIGDERQDVVLASFIAKMLEKKWLGDKAKQGFYKKEGKDKDGRDLRHVLDWQTLDYKPSMRPKFAALEMAKNVERTTARIPQLLHADAGSDKAAAFYWPLLTELFTYSANRVAADGSQPADTIVEIDQAMKTGFNWELGPFEMFDAAGMKATTERMRAAGAPVAENTEKLLAYAEANGVEASWYVDDVSVASGRRYFDPFTGSYKPVLVADGVSSLAAVKKSHGVFKKNAGASVVDLGDGVAAIELHSKMNALGGDIVSLILQTLKPGSEAVANFSSFVITGDSTNFSVGANLMQLLLSVQEEEWDEVEMMVKQFQNMTQAIRFCPRPVVVAPYGMCLGGGVEISLHAAARQPHAELYMGLVETGVGLIPAGGGCKEMTIKSIEAGASIRPDARGEGVEIFEALKKNFETIAMAKVSTSAAEARGLGFLKASDLITINRERLLTDAKARAMGIAEAGYSAPVVQMAIPAPGENALATLKLAVWTMRQGAFISEHDAKIANWVAYALCGGKVTPGTPVSEQYLLDLEREAFLSLCGEKKTQERIAFTLKTGKPLRN
- a CDS encoding M16 family metallopeptidase; this translates as MLKHHGLSLRRFAGVASLGVLLAASPITLRAQDLASFEKRTTVKVLPNGLTLILCERPEAPVFSYFTMVDAGSADDPQGASGLAHMFEHMAFKGTTEIGTTNYPAEKVALAKVEVAYAAYDAEYRKRVGQDPKKLEQLKKVFDGSTAEAEKYVVPNAFPQIAEQNGAEGLNASTGEDSTQYFWSMPSNRLELWAYMESSRIGEPVEREFYKERDVVQEERRMRTDSSPTGRMIEQFLSSAYVAHPYGRPTVGWESEISQVTATEAAAFHKKYYVPANIVIAVVGDVKASTTLPILEKYFSNIPAGPKPEPMTTVEPPQIAEKTVLIHDQSQPFYIEGYHRPDYRDPDDAVYDAITDIFSNGRTARLYRSLVRDQRIAATAQGFSGFPGDKYPGLFAVYGVPLPGHTTDEIAKAIHKEIDRLKTEEVSDDELAMFKTRSRADRLRGLADNSGLANQLADYQTKFGDWREMFREQAKDDAVTKADIRRVANKIFVDSNRTTARIEFAAPPAGTSAETPEKTSGAAQ
- a CDS encoding acetyl-CoA C-acyltransferase, with translation MNDVVIVSAVRTAVGKAPRGTLRTTRPDDLAAVAIEGTLARVPQLDKAEIEDVILGCAMPEGEQGMNVAKIASFRAGLPFTTSAMTVNRYCASGLQSIAIAADRIRGGSADVILAGGTESMSFVPFGGNKISVNPWLVENYPGSYMSMGLTAERVAAHYGITREAMDQFSFESHQKALAAQAEGRFDDEIVPVEVTNAIPDYDGKSRKVRVKPTSSIFAKDEGPRADTSLEALARLKPVFHAKGTVTAGNSSQTSDGAAAAIVMSARRAEELGIPAMARFIAFAYAGCDPEEMGIGPIHAIPKALKMAGLTLDDIGVIELNEAFAAQSLAVIKVLGIDPARLNVNGGAIALGHPLGCTGAKLTATLLREMPRRGAKYGMVTMCVGGGMGAAGIFEAVN